The proteins below come from a single Papaver somniferum cultivar HN1 chromosome 11, ASM357369v1, whole genome shotgun sequence genomic window:
- the LOC113322247 gene encoding probable magnesium transporter NIPA4: MGSSEDNLKGFILALSSSVFIGASFIIKKKGLRRAAAATGVRAGVGGHAYLLEPLWWAGMITMIIGEVANFVAYAFAPAVLVTPLGALSIIVSAVLAHFILQERLHKLAILGCVMCICGSIIIVTHAPQEHPITSVIEIWNMATQTAFLLYVASVIVLVFILVFHFAPQCGHTNVLVFTGICSLMGSLSVMSVKALGTSLKLTFEGNNQLIYPETWFFLLVVVTCVVTQMNYLNKALDTFNTAVVSPIYYVMFTTLTILASVIMFKDWDGQSGGDIISEICGFIVVLSGTILLHVTKDFEKSPSFRGNYVPVSPTLSTQLRGGNGELLSHDEEDPSSPEELRLRQELY; the protein is encoded by the exons ATGGGTTCTTCAGAAGACAATCTGAAAGGTTTTATTTTGGCTCTTTCATCAAGTGTGTTTATTGGAGCAAGTTTTATTATTAAGAAGAAAGGTCTCAGaagagctgctgctgcaactggggTCAGAGCTG GAGTTGGTGGCCATGCTTATTTGTTAGAGCCACTATGGTGGGCAGGCATGATTACTA TGATCATTGGAGAAGTTGCCAACTTTGTTGCCTATGCATTTGCCCCAGCAGTACTTGTTACCCCTCTTGGCGCATTAAGTATCATAGTCAG TGCTGTGTTGGCGCACTTCATTTTACAAGAGAGGTTGCACAAACTAGCAATTTTGGGCTGTGTAATGTGCATCTGCGGGTCAATCATAATTGTGACCCATGCTCCACAAGAGCATCCAATCACATCTGTAATTGAAATATGGAATATGGCAACTCAAACAG CTTTTTTGCTTTATGTGGCATCGGTTATTGTGTTGGTCTTTATTCTGGTCTTCCATTTTGCTCCACAATGTGGCCATACAAACGTGTTGGTTTTCACGGGAATTTGTTCACTGATGGGTTCCCTCTCG GTCATGAGTGTTAAAGCCCTGGGAACATCTCTGAAGCTTACTTTTGAGGGTAACAATCAGCTCATCTACCCAGAGACATGGTTCTTTTTGTTGGTAGTTGTTACTTGTGTTGTCACCCAAATGAATTATCTCAATAAG GCGCTTGACACCTTCAACACAGCGGTTGTTTCACCTATTTATTATGTCATGTTCACCACACTTACAATCCTTGCGAGTGTCATAATGTTCAAg GATTGGGATGGACAAAGTGGGGGAGACATTATTTCCGAGATATGTGGATTCATTGTTGTGCTCTCAGGAACCATTTTATTGCATGTCACCAAAGACTTCGAAAAATCACCTTCCTTCAGAG GAAATTATGTGCCAGTATCCCCAACATTATCAACCCAACTGCGTGGTGGAAATGGGGAACTACTATCACATGACGAGGAAGATCCATCATCTCCTGAAGAACTCCGCCTAAGGCAAGAGCTATACTAG